In Nocardia sp. NBC_01327, the genomic stretch GGAAGTCGGTCGGCGACGGTCTCTTCGAGGAAGGCGGCGCCGTCCGTGCCATCGGTGCCGACCGGCTGGTACGAGTCCGAGATGGAGATCGGCCGCCCGGCCTCGCTGGCGCGCGTGACCACATGGGTGATCTCGGCGCCCGGATCGAGACCGAGGATCTCGGCGAGAATATCGGGGGCCGACATGCGCTTGCTGGCGCGTTCGACGCGCACCTCGTGCTCGGATTCCTGGCCGAAACTGGTTTCCGGGCTCTCCAATTGGCGTTCGGGCGCCACGCGCACCAGGTCGAGATGATCGGTGACGAAGGTGCCGCGCCGCTCGATGGTGCGCACCAGACCCTGACTGAGCAGCAGTTTGACCGCATGCCGAATGACGATCTGCGAGACCCCGTTCCGCTCGGCGATCTCGGCGAAACTCGGTAGCTGCGTGCCGGGTGGGAGCGCCCCGGTGCGGATCTGTCTCGCATACTTCCCGGCGATGGCGACATAGGCCGGTTCTGCCATGGGTTCGCTCCCTTCGAATCATGTTGTCCCCGTACAGGCCATCGTATTCCGTATACGCAGTTGTGGATGTGCACTCCGTGCTTATACTCAGATGGGTATACGCTACTTTGGCTTATCGATCAGGGGTGGTCATGAGGTTTCGCCCGACGGCGGTCGGATATTTGCGGAGCGATGTCAGCGGCATCCGCCAAGCGTGGGACGAGGAACAGATTCGCAGCCGGGCCCGGCGGCTGGGCTACGACTTCGCCAAACTGGTAGTGGCAGACGGCCGCTCGGGCCGGCATCTGACGGCCGCGCTCAAATCCGCCATCACGCGCTTGGACGCGGAGGCGGTCATCGTGCCCGATGCCACGCATTTCGAAGGGCACGTCATTCCCGACGACCTGGTGAAGGCCGCCGATGTGATCACCATCGAACCGGACGAAACCTATGCCCGCTGGGGCATTCCGCCCGCCCCGGCCGAGTGGTTCAGCGCGCCCAGTCGTCGCCGTGTTCGTGGCGCAGCTGCTCGGCCAGAATGGCGGCCTGCGAACGGCGGGCCAGCCCCAGTTTGGCCAGCAGGATCGAGACGTAGTTGCGGACGGTCTTCTCCGACAGGAAGGCCTGCGCGGCTATCTGCTTATTGCTCAGCCCCTGGCCGATCAGGGCCAGGATCTGCCGTTCCCGATCGGTCAGATCGATCTCGTCGAGACGATTGCCGGCGGCCGGGCGGTGCAGGCGAGCGGCGAGGTCGGCGGCGGTGCGGGGATCGATGAGGGATTCCCCGCCCGCCACCCGGCGCACGGCATCGACCAGCTGCGGACCGCGGAGCTGTTTGAGCACATAGCCTTTGGCGCCCGCGAGCACCGCGCCGAGCAGGGCTTCGTCATCGGAGAACGAGGTCAGCATGAGCACATTCAGGCCGGGCAGATCCGACAGCAGATCGCGGCAGACCGTGATGCCGTCGCCGTCCTCGAGCCGTACGTCCAGCACGGCCACATCGGGGCGGACGGCAGGCACCCGGCGCAAGGCTTCTGCGGCGGTGCCGGCTTCACCGGCGATCTCGATATCGCCCTCGGCCTCCAGCAGATCCTGCAGGCCGCGGCGGACGATCTCGTGATCGTCGAGCAGGAAGACCCGAATCTTTCCCGAACTGTCCACGGGGTCATCCTTGCAGGTCGGTGCGCTGTCAGCCGGTAGGCCGACAGTGTGGATGGCCGAGCGGGCGTCCGCTGCCACGGCGGGCCGCGGGGCACGGTGCGGGGGCAGGGTCTATCGTGCCGAGTCGAGGTTGCGGCGCGCTTGCAGGCAGCGGAAGCTGGTGCGGGTCACCGGCGTTCGGCCCTCGGCGTCGATCTCGCCGGAGAACGGTTCGCCGCTTTCCGAGGCGCTGAGGATGTGCAGTTTGATCAAGAAGTCGTCCATCAGTTCCTGGGCGTACTCCTCCGTGATCAGCCCGGATTCCAGATCCCGCTCCAGATAGATATCGAGGAAAGTGGCGGTGCGCCCCAGCGATAGTGTGGCGCCGCGCTGTTCCCGCACCGCCGCCAGATGGGCGAAATAGAGCCACTGGATGGCCTCCCGCCCGGTCGCCGCGGGCCGTCCGATATCGAATCCGTACGAGGCGGCCATGCTCTTCAATTCCCAGAGGGTGCGGATCCGCTCGCTGACTTCCGCACGCAGCCGGAAGGTTTCGGCGTCCGCCGGGCGCTCGTCCAGTACGGCTTTGCCTGCCGCCCGCTCCGCGAGGAGTCTGTCGACGCCGTACAGGGCGACAAGGCTGTAGTCGTCGAATGCGGCGTCATTCCGAGAGTCGCCATTCAAGAGGGTGTCGCGTTCGGTCGGCACATCGGTCGGCAAGCCGAGAATGAGTTCGGCATGGACGTCGAGGTAGCGCGGCGTGAGCGCGATGATGCTGGAGCGGGTGTGCTGGTCCACGTCGTCGCCGCCACGTTCGCGTTCGGCGGTGAAGAGAGCGCCGGCCTTGTCCCGAATATCGAGCGTGCGTGCGGTGGGCCCGCTCAGGAAGCCGTCGTCACCGGCGTACGGCGTGTAGTTCTGCTGGATGAAGTCGCGCACATCGATGGCGTCACGCCACAGGCCGCCGGTGAAGCCGTCCCACGCTCCGATGCGTCGCGCGGTTCCGATCGTCGTCATCACGGGCTCCTTTGCCGGCGCGGCTCGTCTGTGTCCGCGGCTCCGATTCCATGCTCGCCGCGCCGGACACTCGCCGGCAGAGACAAATGTCCCGAGGTTGCCGATGAGTAGCCTTTGGCTATGCCGACCGATCCGCTGGACGCCGTTCCGGAGGAATTGCGCGAACTCTCCGCGCCGCAGGAACGATTGCACGACCTGGTCGAGGCCATCTACAGCGTGGTCTCGGATCTGGATGTGGCCGGGGTACTGTGCCGATTGGTGACAGCGGCCACCCGGCTCGTTGATGCCGAATTCGGCGCCCTGGGTTTGCTGGGCGATGACGAGGATCTCCGGCTCGTCGAATTCGTCCAAGTCGGCGTGGATGCGGAGACGGTGCGGCATCTGGGGCACTGGCCGCGGGGCACCGGAGTGCTCGGGGTGGTGCTCGCGGGCGAGCATCCGGTGCGGCTGGACGATCTGACCACGCATCCGGCCTTCGAGGGCTGGCCGGACGGGCATCCGTTGATGACCAGCTTTCTCGGTGTGCCCGTGCGCATTCAGGGCCGTGTGCTCGGTGATCTGTATCTCGCGAACAAGCGCGGGGGCGTGTTCACCGCCGAGGACGAGCGCATTATCGAGGCGCTGGCCGTGGTCGCCGCCGTGAAGATCACCAATGCGCGCATGTACGAGCAGGTGCAGCAGGATGCTGTTCGCCGCCACGAGGATTCGATCAAAATCGCGGTGATGGAGGATCGCGACCGTATTGCCCGCGATCTACACGATTCGGTCATCCAGCGCATTTACGCCGCCGGGCTCACCGCGCAGGGCGCACTCCGTCTACAGCCCGGACCCGAGGTCGAGAATCGTCTCGAACGCATGGTCACCGCTCTCGATGACACCATTCAGGACATTCGGGCCACCATCTTCTCGATCCGGTCGCCCGCCGGGGTCTCCGGTGGATTGCGCAGTGAGATAACAGATCTGGTGAGTTCCGCCGCTCGCCATCTCGGCTGCGCTCCCACACTGCACCAGACCGGGCCGATCGATGCCGTCCCCGAGGCGACCGCCCGTCAGGCGCTCGCGGTACTGCGCGAATCGCTCTCCAATGTGGTGCGCCATGCGGACGCCACCCGGATCGACGTCACTGTCACCGCCGACCCCGGCGAACTGCGAGTCGCGGTGGCGGACAACGGTATCGGCCTGGGCGGCGCGCCCCGGCGCGGCGGCCTGCGCAATATCGCCGAACGCGCCGCCGCCCTGCGCGGCACCCTGGAACTGGCCCCGGGACTGGACAATCGCGGCACCGCGCTGCTGTGGCGAGTTCCGCTGCCGACCACCGAGTGATCGCGCCGCGCCCACCCGCAAACGAGCAACGAGTGTGTACCCGCGGTGATCACACCGGGATACACACTCGTGGTGCTGGACTTGGCCCGCGGATGGTCGTGCCGCGAACAGGGTTTCGCTATTTGGGCTGGTCGGCCTGCGCCGGGTCCGGCTGCGCCGCAGGCTGCGCGGCGGGCGCGGGCGGGGCCGCCGGAGTTGTCGTCTTGGGATCGGCCCACTTGGTGGTGCCGTCGGCGGCCTGCATGGTGGTCAGCAGGTCGACGCCATTGGCGATGAGGGCCGGGCCGCCGACGGTGATGCTGCCGATGATGCCGCCCACGGCGGCACCGGTGGTGAGGCCGGGAATGCAGCCCGCGACCAGGGTGACCACGCAGCCGACGGCCGCGCCGATCGCCGTGCCCACAAAGGTGCCGATGGTGGTGGCCAGGCCGAACTGCGAGCTGAAATCGCTGAGTGCGCGCGAGTTCTCGGTCGCCGAGGCAATGGGCTTGGCCGCGAGCGGCTGGCTGATGTTCAGGCCGGCCGGTTTGTCCGGGGTCAGCGCGAGGACGGTGCCGTCCTTCTGGAGCTCCGGCTTGACCGGGAGGCTGATGTCGCCGATGTGGAAATCGAGCGGCAGGGTGAGCAGTACACCGCCCTGACCGTCCTTCACATCGACCACATTCACCACGGTGGCCGGGTCGACGGGCTTGCCGTCATGATCGACGGCGATACCGTCCTTCTCGGTCAGCCGATCCTTGCCGCCGGACGCCAGTTCGGTGCCGAGGGCTTTGGAGAGCTCGAAGGTGCCGCCCCGGAGCGTTGTGATGACCGTTTTGTCCACCATCTTCGCCGAATAGGCGATATGCGGCGGGGCGGCAGCGGGCTCGGCATGCGCCGATCCGGTGGCCACGGTCAGTGCACCGATCAGGAGGGAGGCTGCCGCGGTGGCGCTGCGGAACTCCATGCGGAATCCAATCCATCATCAGGGGTGGGAATGTCCAACCAGCGAAGCTTAGTGGAACTCACAGGGGCCGATCACTTTTGGGCCAAAGGAGATACAGCGAAAATTAGCCGGCAGTGATCGAAAAATTATCGTCTACCCGGTCTGCTGAAGCGTCGCCAACTGTAGCGCCCCGAATGCGCGCATGTGTAGCGAACGAGGCAGACTGCGCACATGACGCTCAGGTACAGCGCGGGAGTCCTGCTCTTCCGCCGCACCCCGGCCCTCGAGGTACTGATCGGACATATGGGCGGACCGCTGTGGGCGCACAAGGATGCCTCCGCCTGGTCCATCCCCAAGGGGGAATTCGATCCCGCGCAGGAGCGGCCGCAGGACGCCGCCCGCCGCGAATTCACCGAGGAGCTGGGGCTTCCGGTCCCCGACGGTGCGTGGCTCCCGATCGGCGAGGTCGAATACGGCAGCGGTCGCAGTCGTAAACAGGTCACCGTGTGGGCGGTCGAGGCAGACCTCGATCCGGCGCTGGTGGTGCCCGGAAACTTCGAGATGGAATGGCCGCCGCGCTCGGGCCGCATCCAGGAGTTCCCGGAGATCGACCGTGCCGAGTGGTTCCCGCTCGAGATAGCGCAGGAGAAGCTCGGCAAGGGCCAGCGCCCGTTCCTCGATCGCCTCGGCGAACTCGCAGCGCGATCTTGAACCGCGGTTCGGGCGCCGGCTTCCCGGTGCGGAATCGCGCTCACAGCTATCTCCCAGTGCAATCGCAGCGCCGAGTGTGGTGCCGTCTTGGAGGTTGGCCTGCATGATCGATACAGCGATTACGTCGCCGGAAGCGCGACCCGGCGGTCCACAGCCGATCGCGGGGCGGGCGACCCGGCGTGAGTACGCGGCGCTCGCGGTGCTGCTGATCGGCACCGCCGCCGCGTACCTGTGGAGGCTGACCGCCAGCGGCTGGGCCAATTCGTTCTACGCCGCCGCCGTGCAGTCCGGGGCCAGATCGTGGAAGGCGTTCTTCTTCGGCTCCTCGGACTGGGCCAATGCCATCACCGTCGACAAGACGCCCGCGTCCTTCTGGCCCATGGAGCTGTCGGCCCGCCTGCTGGGTTTCAGCAGCTTCAGCATGCTGCTGCCGCAGGTGCTGCTCGGCGTGGCTTCGGTGGCGCTGCTGTGGGTGATCGTGCGGCGGTACTTCGGTGCGTCGGCCGGACTGCTGGCCGGCCTGGTACTGGCGCTGACTCCCGTTGCGGCACTGATGTTCCGGTACAACAATCCGGACGCCTTCCTGGTCTTCCTGATGATCGCGGCGGTGTGGGCCATGCTGCGGGCGGTCGAGGACGGCCGCTGGCGCTGGCTGCTGCTGTGCGGGGTGCTCGTCGGATTCGGTTTCCTGGCAAAGCAATTGCAGGTGATGCTGGTGCTGCCCGCGCTCGCGGCGACCTATCTGTTCGCCGGACCGCCGAAGCTGGGCAAGCGCATCGTGCAGCTGGTGGCGGCCGGTGCGGCCATGGTCGCCGGAGCCGGCTGGTGGGTACTGGTCGCTCAGCTCTGGCCCGCCGATGATCGACCGTATTTCGGTGGCTCCCAGCACAATTCGATTATCGAGCTGACTCTCGGATACAACGGCCTGGACCGGCTCAGCAATAACCGGAGCTTCGGTGACAACCCGGAGATGAAGGGGAAATTCAACCCGTTCGGCGGTCAGGCCGGTCTGCAGCGCCTGTTCAACGAGACGGTGGGCGGGCAGATCGCGTGGCTGATTCCGGCCTCGCTGGTGCTGCTGGCCGGGGCGATCCTGCTGTGCGGCAGGGCGCCTCGGACCGATCGCAAACGGGCCGCGCTACTGCTGTTCGGTGGCTGGGGTGTGGTGACCGCGCTGGTCTTCAGCCTCATGAGCGGAACGTTCCACGAGTACTACACGGTGGCACTGGCTCCCGCGCTCGCGGGAGTGGTGGGGATCGGCAGCGTGGTGCTGTGGCGGGAGCGCGATCGGGGCTGGGTGCGCGGCGCACTGGCGCTGAGCATGGCGCTCACGGCGCTGACGGCCTGGGTATTGCTCTCGCGCACCACGGATTTCGTGCCCTGGCTGCGCTGGGTGATCGTCGGCGTCGCGGTGGTGGCCGTCCTCGGACTGCTCGTCCGGACCGGTCGCACGCTGACGATCGTGACCCTCTCGGCCGCACTGTTCGCCGGACTGGCGGCCCCGGCCGCGTATGCGGTGGAGACCCTGCGCCTGCCGCACACCGGTGGGATCGTGCGGGGCGGTCCGCATCCCGATCCGGTCTTCCCGAACTTCGGGAATGCGGGCGGCGCTGACGAGCCGGAGGCGGAGGCGCCGGCGGCCAAGGAGCCCGCCCGGGGTTTCCCGTTCACGACCGCACCCACCGATAAGGTGCTGGCGCTGCTCGAGAGCAATGGCAATGCCTACACCTGGGTCGCCGCCACCATCGGCTCCAGTGATGCGGCCACCTATCAACTGGCCGCGGACTTCCCGGTCATGGCGGTGGGCGGGTTCAGCGGTGGCGATCCCGCGCCGACGCTGGAGAAATTCCAGCAGGACGTCGCCGAGAGCCGGATCCACTATTACATCGCGACCGAGGAGCGGCACGGTCCGCCGCAGCGGCAGGTCTCGGAGGGTTCGAAGATCACCGGCTGGGTAAAGGATCATTACACGGCCACCACTGTGGACGGGGTCATCATGTACGACCTGACCGTTCCGCGCGTGACCGGGTAGTGAGGGGCGGTGCGGGCCGGAGCCGGATGTTCCGGCCCGCACCGACGCTTTCGGCTGTGCCGCCGTGGATCGCCACAGCCGCCCTGGATCGCCACAGCCGCCGTGGATCTCTACAGCCGTGGATCGATCGGCTCGGTCTCCAGTGCCAGCACCGCGAACACCGCCTCGTGCACCCGCCACAGCGGTTCCCCGGCCGCGAGACGATCCAGCGACTCCAGGCCCAGCGCGTATTCCCGCAGTGCCAGTGAGCGTTTCCCGCCGAGCCCGCGCTGCCGCAGGCGGCGCAGGTTCTCCGGGCGCAGATACTCCGGCCCGTAGATGATCCGGAGGTATTCCGGCCCACGGCATTTCACGCCCGGCTGCACCGGACGGCTACTGCGGGTGCCGGTTCCGGTGACCAGTGCGCCGATCGGCTTGACCACCATGCCCTCGCCGCCCGCCGCGGTGAGCTCGCTCCACCACGCCGTCGCCGCGGCTTCACCCTCGGCATCGGCGAGATCGACGAGTAGCCGCCGAGTCGGTGTGAACAGGCCGGGATCGGCGGCGACCAGGCGGTCGATGAGCTCCAGATGCCAGTTGTGTTCGCGCACCGCATAGTTCGCGCCGTGCCCGGCGAGGATCTGGAACGGCGCGAGGCGCACACCCGCCAGTCCGTCGACCGGCCAGCAGTAGCGGCCGTACGCGGTGGTGAATGCCTGCGCGTCCGCTTCGCGCGCGCGGGTGCGCTCGGTCAGATCGGCTACGTCCACACCCCTTTCGCGCACGGCCGTCAGCATCTGGGCGGCCGCGCCCAGGGAAGCGCGCGCCGCCGCGCCGACCGCCGCGTACTGAGTGCGCAGCAGGCCCAGCGCCTTGGCCGACCAGGGCAGCAATTCGGTATCGAGCGCCAGCCACTCCGTATCGAGTTCCTCGAAGAGCCCGGCCTTTTCGGCCGCGACGCGCACGCCGTCGAGCAGCGCTTCGGTCTGAGCGGTGCTGTCGAAGAACGGACGGCCGGTGCGGGTGTACACCGCTCCGGTACTGCCGTCGTCCACGCCGAAGCGATCCCGGGCGGCTGCCGCCGAGCGCGCCACGACCACGACGGCGCGCGAGCCCATGTGCTTCTCCTCGCACATCACGGTCTCGACGCCTTCGGAGCGGTAGTACTCGAAGGCCTGTGCGGGGTGCTCCAGATGGCCCTCCACCGTCGACGTGGCACAGGATGACATGGTCGGCGGCAGATAGACCAGCCAGCGCGGATCGACGGCGAAGCGGCTCACCACCTCCAGTGCGGCGGCGGCCGCATCCTCCTGCACCCCTACGCGACCCAGGTGCCGGGTCTCCACCACGCGGCGGCCGATCACATCGTCCAGGTCCAGCACACCCGGATCGCGGTGCACCACACCGGTGCCGGGCACCAGGGTGGCGGGCTGCAGCGGGCGGGTCGGCTCGTACCAGACCTGTTCCGCCGCAACGGCCACCGGCTCCCGCTCCGGATAGCGCAGCGCGGTGAGCTGCCCGCCGAAGACCACGCCGGTGTCCAGGCACAGGGTGTTGTTGACCCAGACCAGAGTGGACATGGGCGTGTGCCCGTACAGGACCAGCGCCTGACCGCGGTAGTCATTGGCCCACGGGTAGCGCACCGGAAGCCCGTATTCGTCGGTCTCCCCGGTGGATTCGCCATACATGGCGAACTCGCGCACCCGCCCGGAACTACGGCCGTGGTACTCCTGCTTCAGGCCGGCGTGCGCCACGACCAGGTTGCCGCCGTCCAGTACATAGTGGCTGACCAGTCCGCGCATGAACTCCTGTGCGGTCTTGCGGAACTGCTCGCTCTCGGCTCCCAGCTGCGCCATCGATTCGGCGAGGCCGTGTGCGACCTTCACCTTGCGGCCGTCGAGCGCGCGCACCAGCTTGAATTCATGGTTTCCGGTGACGCACAGGGCATGTCCGGAACCGACCATGCCCATGACGAGGCGCAGCACGCCCGGTGTGTCCGGGCCGCGATCGACCAGGTCGCCGACGAATACGGCGGTGCGGCCCGCCGGGTGACTCGCGCCGACGGCTCGCCCGGCATCGTCGCGGCTCAGGACGTAGCCGAGTTCGCCCAGCAGCGTCTCCAATTCGCTCCGGCAGCCGTGCACATCGCCGATCACATCGAACGGCCCGGTGAGCTCGCGCTTGTCGTTCCACAGTCGCTCGTCGGCGACGGTGGCCGCCTCGATCTCCGCGACGCCGCGCAGCACGTGTACCTTCCGGAAGCCTTCGCGCTCCAGGAATTTCAGACTGCGCCGCAGGTCCCGGCTGTGCCGGGCCACCACGTGCGGACCCAGATCCGCGCGATCGGGCCGTCCCGCATTGCGTTCCACACAGATCTGATCCGGCACGTCCAGCACAATGGCCACCGGCAGCACATCGTGCGCCCGCGCCAATTCGATCAGCTGCTGCCGCGCTTTCGGCTGCACATTGGTCGCGTCGACCACGGTGCGCAGCCCGCGGCGCAGCCGCACCCCGGCCACATGGTGCAGCAGTGCGAAGGCGTCGGCGGTCGCCGACTGATCGGTCTCGTCATCGCTCACAATGCCGCGATAGGCATCCGAGGACAGGATCGCGGTCGATGGAAAGTGCTTGTGCGCGAACGTCGATTTCCCGGAACCGGTGCTGCCGATCAACACGACCAGTGACAGCACCGGGACAGCCAGTTCCGTCATGACGCGGCCCCCATTTCCTCGGTGGTCCTGGTGAATACGGCCAGCTGAGTGGACGCGCCGAATTCCGGATCCTCGGGGCCGACCGGCTCGAATCGCACGCTGTAGCCGTACGTTTCGCCCACCTGCCCGGCCCACTCCGCGAATTCCGCACGGCTCCACTCGAATCGGTGGTCCGAGTGCCGGAAGGTGCCCGCCGTCAAGGTTTCGTACAGCGCGTTGTACTCACTGTTCGGTGTCGTGACGATCACCGCGCGCGGCGCCGCGGCCCGGAACACCGTGTGCTCCAGCGCGCCCAGCCGAGGCGGATCCACATGCTCGATCACCTCCATGAGCACCGCGGCGTCATATCCCCGCAGCGACGCGTCCGCATACGTCAGCGCCCCCTGCCGCATGCTCACCCGCTGCGCCTGCCGCTCCGGCAACCGCCGCATCCGCCGCTGTGCAATCCGCAATGCCCGAATAGACACGTCCACCCCCACGATCTCACCGAAACTGCTGTCCGCCACCAACTCCCGCAACAATGCTCCCTCCCCGCACCCGAGATCCAGCACCCGGCTCGCCCCGACCTCCCGCAACGCCCCGATTACCGCCGCCCGCCGGAGCACTGCCAGCGACGGCCCCTGTTCGCCGACAGGTCCAGCGGCATCACAGGAAAGCGCGGCGTCCCGCGACACCGCGATATCGCACGGCCCATCGCCGAGCGCGAATCCGGCGGTGGCCGAGGCCAGTTCGGCCGCGAGGTCGTCGGAGTTCTCCTCCACCGCGCCGAGCTCCTCCGGCTCACGGTCGTCCAGTTCGGCGAGGCGGGCGAGCGCGGCGTGTACGAGGGAGTGCCGCCGGGCCAGATACCGGCGGGTGATCCAGGTGCGCTCGGGATGCGCTGCCAGCCAGCCCTCGCCGAAGCGCAGCAGTTTGTCGATCTCGGCGGTGTCGAGGAAATAGTGCTTGCTGCCATCGAGAACCGGCAGCAGCACATAGAGGTGGGCCAGGGCGTCGGCCAGCCGCAGCGTGCCGGTGAGTTCGAGCCGCAGATAGTGCGAGTCGCCCCATTCCGGGAACGCCGGATCCAGCGGCAGGGGAGTGGCGCTCACCGTCCAGCCCAGCGGTGCGAACACGCGCTCGGCATCCGCCGCGCCACCCCGGCACGGCACCGCGGGCAGTTCGATCCGCAGCGGCAGCGCGGTCTCGACCAGCTCCGGCCGCTGCGCGCACCGCCCGTGCAACGCCGAACCGAAGACCGTGGAGATGGCCACCGACACCAGCGAGGATGCCGCATAGGGCCGATCGTTCACATACTGCGCCAGACTGAATTCCGGTGCGCCCTTGGACTTTCCCCGCACCAGCCGCACCGGATCGATCTCCAGCAGCAGCGCCGCGGTGCACCTCTCCTCGGTGGCCTCCGGGTACAGCACATGCGCCACACCGTAGGACTGCTCGAAGCTCTGTATGCGCGCCGGATTCTTGTGCAGCAGAAAGCCCAGATCGGAGGCCGGCCAACCGGCGCCCTCGGGTCGCGTACAAGAAATCGTCAACAGCATTCTGGGATGCTCCCGCATGTCCACCACCCCGGCAAACCAATTAGCGTCTCGCATGTCCGGGTATCTACGGCGGCGCCCGTCCTCCGCCGGTGGTGCGCGCGCCGCGTTTTCCGGTCCGGAATTTCCGCATGCGCAGCTGCTCAGGCAATTTCGCCGCCGCCGCTTTGACGCGCCCAGGTGTGAGCCCCAAACTCTGGAGCGTGTTACCTGGGGAGATTTTCGGGGGTTACCGCATCGAGGGCA encodes the following:
- a CDS encoding GntR family transcriptional regulator: MAEPAYVAIAGKYARQIRTGALPPGTQLPSFAEIAERNGVSQIVIRHAVKLLLSQGLVRTIERRGTFVTDHLDLVRVAPERQLESPETSFGQESEHEVRVERASKRMSAPDILAEILGLDPGAEITHVVTRASEAGRPISISDSYQPVGTDGTDGAAFLEETVADRLPSSTHASWLNTPAGDLVKTVHQRFLAPDERVMMVCDVSYPRDRYGAFVFRMTLDPEIARTG
- a CDS encoding GAF domain-containing sensor histidine kinase is translated as MPTDPLDAVPEELRELSAPQERLHDLVEAIYSVVSDLDVAGVLCRLVTAATRLVDAEFGALGLLGDDEDLRLVEFVQVGVDAETVRHLGHWPRGTGVLGVVLAGEHPVRLDDLTTHPAFEGWPDGHPLMTSFLGVPVRIQGRVLGDLYLANKRGGVFTAEDERIIEALAVVAAVKITNARMYEQVQQDAVRRHEDSIKIAVMEDRDRIARDLHDSVIQRIYAAGLTAQGALRLQPGPEVENRLERMVTALDDTIQDIRATIFSIRSPAGVSGGLRSEITDLVSSAARHLGCAPTLHQTGPIDAVPEATARQALAVLRESLSNVVRHADATRIDVTVTADPGELRVAVADNGIGLGGAPRRGGLRNIAERAAALRGTLELAPGLDNRGTALLWRVPLPTTE
- a CDS encoding polynucleotide kinase-phosphatase, with amino-acid sequence MTELAVPVLSLVVLIGSTGSGKSTFAHKHFPSTAILSSDAYRGIVSDDETDQSATADAFALLHHVAGVRLRRGLRTVVDATNVQPKARQQLIELARAHDVLPVAIVLDVPDQICVERNAGRPDRADLGPHVVARHSRDLRRSLKFLEREGFRKVHVLRGVAEIEAATVADERLWNDKRELTGPFDVIGDVHGCRSELETLLGELGYVLSRDDAGRAVGASHPAGRTAVFVGDLVDRGPDTPGVLRLVMGMVGSGHALCVTGNHEFKLVRALDGRKVKVAHGLAESMAQLGAESEQFRKTAQEFMRGLVSHYVLDGGNLVVAHAGLKQEYHGRSSGRVREFAMYGESTGETDEYGLPVRYPWANDYRGQALVLYGHTPMSTLVWVNNTLCLDTGVVFGGQLTALRYPEREPVAVAAEQVWYEPTRPLQPATLVPGTGVVHRDPGVLDLDDVIGRRVVETRHLGRVGVQEDAAAAALEVVSRFAVDPRWLVYLPPTMSSCATSTVEGHLEHPAQAFEYYRSEGVETVMCEEKHMGSRAVVVVARSAAAARDRFGVDDGSTGAVYTRTGRPFFDSTAQTEALLDGVRVAAEKAGLFEELDTEWLALDTELLPWSAKALGLLRTQYAAVGAAARASLGAAAQMLTAVRERGVDVADLTERTRAREADAQAFTTAYGRYCWPVDGLAGVRLAPFQILAGHGANYAVREHNWHLELIDRLVAADPGLFTPTRRLLVDLADAEGEAAATAWWSELTAAGGEGMVVKPIGALVTGTGTRSSRPVQPGVKCRGPEYLRIIYGPEYLRPENLRRLRQRGLGGKRSLALREYALGLESLDRLAAGEPLWRVHEAVFAVLALETEPIDPRL
- a CDS encoding response regulator transcription factor, which codes for MDSSGKIRVFLLDDHEIVRRGLQDLLEAEGDIEIAGEAGTAAEALRRVPAVRPDVAVLDVRLEDGDGITVCRDLLSDLPGLNVLMLTSFSDDEALLGAVLAGAKGYVLKQLRGPQLVDAVRRVAGGESLIDPRTAADLAARLHRPAAGNRLDEIDLTDRERQILALIGQGLSNKQIAAQAFLSEKTVRNYVSILLAKLGLARRSQAAILAEQLRHEHGDDWAR
- a CDS encoding pyruvate formate lyase family protein, yielding MTTIGTARRIGAWDGFTGGLWRDAIDVRDFIQQNYTPYAGDDGFLSGPTARTLDIRDKAGALFTAERERGGDDVDQHTRSSIIALTPRYLDVHAELILGLPTDVPTERDTLLNGDSRNDAAFDDYSLVALYGVDRLLAERAAGKAVLDERPADAETFRLRAEVSERIRTLWELKSMAASYGFDIGRPAATGREAIQWLYFAHLAAVREQRGATLSLGRTATFLDIYLERDLESGLITEEYAQELMDDFLIKLHILSASESGEPFSGEIDAEGRTPVTRTSFRCLQARRNLDSAR
- a CDS encoding NUDIX domain-containing protein, with translation MTLRYSAGVLLFRRTPALEVLIGHMGGPLWAHKDASAWSIPKGEFDPAQERPQDAARREFTEELGLPVPDGAWLPIGEVEYGSGRSRKQVTVWAVEADLDPALVVPGNFEMEWPPRSGRIQEFPEIDRAEWFPLEIAQEKLGKGQRPFLDRLGELAARS
- a CDS encoding glycosyltransferase family 39 protein, which produces MIDTAITSPEARPGGPQPIAGRATRREYAALAVLLIGTAAAYLWRLTASGWANSFYAAAVQSGARSWKAFFFGSSDWANAITVDKTPASFWPMELSARLLGFSSFSMLLPQVLLGVASVALLWVIVRRYFGASAGLLAGLVLALTPVAALMFRYNNPDAFLVFLMIAAVWAMLRAVEDGRWRWLLLCGVLVGFGFLAKQLQVMLVLPALAATYLFAGPPKLGKRIVQLVAAGAAMVAGAGWWVLVAQLWPADDRPYFGGSQHNSIIELTLGYNGLDRLSNNRSFGDNPEMKGKFNPFGGQAGLQRLFNETVGGQIAWLIPASLVLLAGAILLCGRAPRTDRKRAALLLFGGWGVVTALVFSLMSGTFHEYYTVALAPALAGVVGIGSVVLWRERDRGWVRGALALSMALTALTAWVLLSRTTDFVPWLRWVIVGVAVVAVLGLLVRTGRTLTIVTLSAALFAGLAAPAAYAVETLRLPHTGGIVRGGPHPDPVFPNFGNAGGADEPEAEAPAAKEPARGFPFTTAPTDKVLALLESNGNAYTWVAATIGSSDAATYQLAADFPVMAVGGFSGGDPAPTLEKFQQDVAESRIHYYIATEERHGPPQRQVSEGSKITGWVKDHYTATTVDGVIMYDLTVPRVTG
- a CDS encoding 3' terminal RNA ribose 2'-O-methyltransferase Hen1 — translated: MLLTISCTRPEGAGWPASDLGFLLHKNPARIQSFEQSYGVAHVLYPEATEERCTAALLLEIDPVRLVRGKSKGAPEFSLAQYVNDRPYAASSLVSVAISTVFGSALHGRCAQRPELVETALPLRIELPAVPCRGGAADAERVFAPLGWTVSATPLPLDPAFPEWGDSHYLRLELTGTLRLADALAHLYVLLPVLDGSKHYFLDTAEIDKLLRFGEGWLAAHPERTWITRRYLARRHSLVHAALARLAELDDREPEELGAVEENSDDLAAELASATAGFALGDGPCDIAVSRDAALSCDAAGPVGEQGPSLAVLRRAAVIGALREVGASRVLDLGCGEGALLRELVADSSFGEIVGVDVSIRALRIAQRRMRRLPERQAQRVSMRQGALTYADASLRGYDAAVLMEVIEHVDPPRLGALEHTVFRAAAPRAVIVTTPNSEYNALYETLTAGTFRHSDHRFEWSRAEFAEWAGQVGETYGYSVRFEPVGPEDPEFGASTQLAVFTRTTEEMGAAS